The region TGGGATCCTCCTTCCCCAGCAACCTGCCCTGGTCCTGCGTGACATTCCAGGGCCTTCCTCCTAGGTCTTCATTCCCACCCACTGCTTCTCCTCTTCCCGTTGTTCCCTTTCCCTATCTGGCCAATTCTTCGTTCCCCATTCTCTCTGGTTTCCCCCAATTCTCACTTCTCCTTTACCTCCCTTCTCTGTCAGCATCCATTCTCCAACCCCAACTCCCATTCTGAACATACCTGTCCCACTACACGGGCCTGGTGGACGGCCCAGAGAAACAGACTAGTGTTCCCTCTACCTGCCCTCCCTTCCTAGCCTGCCCCTCTCCCATCCTTCCCCCGacctccacccccatcccccactcgGCTACCTCCAGGATCTGGCTGAACTGGGCCTTGAGCTCAAAGTAGGGCCGGCTCTTGCCAATGGCGCGGCGGAGGGTCTTCTGCAGGGCCTGAACCCGAGCCTCGGCCTGCTGGCACAGCCGCGTCACCCGCTGGTGCTCCCGCTCACCACGAAGCCGCTCTTCCTCTGCCTCGTTCACCTGGGCCAAGTGGGGCGGAGCACACACATCACTGAACACGGAGCCACTCTCCTGCCCCTACAACCTGCCCAGTCTTGTCACTCCGAATGTTAAACTGTCTACAGAGCCCGGAGACGGCACTGAGCTGCCAAGACGCAAGAGAACCCTGGGTCCTCGCGCCTGCCTACTGTTACCCGCACCACCCGCCACCTCAGCTTTGTTGCTGCCAAGAGGTGCTGAGGTCCTCTAGCCCGCTCATGAGCATGCAGGAAATGTCCATCCATCTGTGACACATCTGCCACATCACGGTTCTCAGAGCTCAAccgtgggggttggggggagggaggagcctcACTGGGAGAGCCACAGCTCTGCACTGGGTTCTCCAGGTTTCCATGTCCAAGCAGCTAACAGGCAAGGGCTCCAGCCACCGCATCCAGGAAGACCAAGGAGtcgacctcacacacacacagactcagcaACCCCTCCCCCAGGGCTGTGTGAGTTCCAGAGGAGTGGAACTCCTGCCCTCATGTGACCCATGGGCCTGGACTAAGGAGGAGCACACAAAAAAGCTTGAGACATGACCACTCATCAGGAGCTGACACTTACTCCTACAAAATAAATGATTGTGTCccctcaaagttttttttttaggtgttttgtttttgttttttaaatgtggaccatttttaaagtctttattgaatttgttacattgttttatctttggtttttttggccaccagccatgtgggatcttagctccccccaccagggatcaaacccataccttctgcactggaaggtgaaatcttaaccaccagAGAAGTACACGCCCCACCTCATCCCCCTGCAAAAAAAATTCttgtgttgaaatcctaaccttaATTTGGGCCCTCTAAGAAGTGATTAACTCAAGAGCAGGGAGCTTTCATGAATGAAATTATCTGCTTTATAAAAGAGGCTTCAAAGAGCTTCCCCAGTCCTTCAGCCATGTTATaatacagtgaaaagacagctggCCATATGGGAAGCAAGAAGCGGGCCCTCAGCAAAGACCAAATCTGCCTGTGCCTTGATCTTGAAATGTCCTAGCCTCcagaaaataaacttttgatgtttaagccacccagtctgttaTTTTGTAGTAAAGCCAAGGGactaagacacttgctctttacAAGGTGAAGGTGGGAGACTAGAGCTGATGCCAGGGATCctcccactccccaacccccacaAAAGCAACACcaaagtctctcagtcacgtccaacttcaggccagaatactggagtgggtggcctttcccttctccagaggatcttcccaacccaggtatcgaacctaggtctcccacattataggtagattctttaccatctgagccacaagggaatccccatagaAAAGACTGGAAATAATACACAGGGTATACTTCAAAAACCAAGGTACACTGGCAGAGCTCAAAAGCAAGAAAGGTAGaatattcagaaaacagaaacaaagggtCACAGCTAAACATAACAAAGGAGAGTTGAATCCAGAGCATTCAGGAATGAACTACTTGAGTCACTCCCACATCTGGAGGCAAAGATTCAAGAAGAGCCAAGAAGGACCTTCTAAGTCAAAAGGAAGTATATATGGGACACACTGGAGGCCAAATAGGGCAGAGAGCTAGGATCAGACTTTTCCTGAAACAGAATCAAAACTGAGGGAAGGGAGGAgcagaagacagacagaaaggaGTGAGGAAGGTGACAGGATTCAGGGAAAGCAAACAAAGCACTAGAACTAGCAGAAGGGACCAGCTGGCACTGCCTGGCTCACCTTGCAGGTGGCATGGTTGAGCATCTCCTGCCACGTGGGGTCCAGCCGGTTCTTGTCAGCCATGACGCCCTGCTCAGCCACAAACACCATCTCCCGGGCAGCGTTGTGCATGCTCACAGCCCGCTCATACCGCAGTGCtgccttctgtgtctcctgctgggCCTGGaaagggggggtggggaaggatcaCCAGGAGAGTGAGCTGCAAAGGACACCTGGCTGCCCACGGAGACCCTCCCTGGGCAAGGACGAGAGAAGGAAAAAGGCCCACTGTAATGTTGGCTTCACCTCGCAAACTGCACTAAGGATAAGTGCTGAGGAAGCAAAATTCTACAAAGAATATGTTGCAAGGGAATAGCTAAGAGAAGAAATACATGTAGAAATAGGACACTGCCAGTGGAGGGCAAAGTGTATAAAATCCAGCACTCTCCAAGGCTGCTGGACTTTTGCcctagagaaaacaaagaaaatccacACCTTTTAGTTGGAAGGTGGTTAGTTGATGGTTGAGACCATCAGCTCCAGTCCAGCAGGTAAGCTGAATGAAATAACCAGACAACTGCTTGGAGATATTCATCATAACCATAGTTACCAAACAAAATACTAGATTTTGGGCTAAGTTTTCAGTTACAGAAAACTGGTTAAACAAATAATAGTAAATCTTACATAAGAAAATTTAAGTTCCTAAAAACAATGGCATGGATGGGTAATTCCTGACATGGAACCATGTCCTCAAATAATAGAGATAAAAACACTACAGTGTGATTCCATTTTGGcaggatatattaaaaaaaaatttttttaagagattatttGTGTTGTGttaatcacatttttattttctatgtttcaTGATGTTTTGGTATCTTGGAGGCCTTGCTGGCCCTTCTAGGGCTGCCTAATTTCTAGAGACTAGAACTACTCTGTGAGCACACTTTTTATATGTAAATCCACCAATCTGAAGCCCATCACCTTCTTTATCTAACTCTCTTAAGCCAGTATTTCCCCTGCTCTAAATCAGAAAGGCTAGGTACCAGAAAACTAGAGACCTTCTCCTTGGCCCAGAGCCTGCCTCTGTTattcaaactggtcaatcctaaattTGCTCAAAGCTGCCTACCCTGTCTTACCCACATCTTCCCACGAAAACAACAATAAAGGCTCTACAATAAAAGCTCTGAGATAAGCTTTCCCCTCACATTTTCTGCCTCCTCACCCACTCAGGTGCTTCCCCATGTAGTCCTAAATAATCTGACAGGCTCTATTCTCTTAGGAACTAAGTAATAAACTTTTTTAAGGCAGTTGTCTCTGTGTCTGTCACCTTCACACTTGACTAAAACAACTTTCAGAtacaaaaatcacaaaacatgCATGAGGTTGAATCTGGGGAAGATTCTGGTTCTCTTGTTTTATTGTTACAAGTTACACTTACAGCCGTCTAACAGTGAcaccatattatttatataaagaaaaattttaaaagaaggaaagggcGTAAACGAGTGGAGAAGTAAGCAAAGAGAGCATGAATCAAAGGGGATACAAGAGGAAAAGATAACTAAAAAAGGTGATCTGTCTCACACCCCATACAGAGACAGAAGACTACAGGGCCAGGCTCTGCATGCAGCCCCCCACTCCAGAATGTGGGTCAGCTGGCCGTACCTCCTTAGCCAGCCGCCGAGCTTCATagtagggccgggccttctcaatGCAGCTCCCTAAGTGGGAGCCCTGCGTGTTGAGCTTCCTTGCTGACTCCTGCAGGATCCTCCGGTAGGTGGTTCTGGCCTCCTGGCAAAAGGATAGGGACACGGGCAGAGGGAGGCACGCGCGTGGGCCCTAACCCCTCTTGTTTTTCATACATGCCCCTTCCCTTGCCACTGTACTGAAAGAGGACAGAAAATGATGAAAACACCTCTGGAACCAGCTCAAGAGTGTGAGGAAAAGGAGTATCACTCACATCCAGCTGCAGCTCCACTTGGTTGATTTCCTCGCTGGCCTGGTTCAGATGCTCCAGCTCCTCCtgacagagagagaggcagaaagttAGAGCAGTGGAGGAAAGCAGCCTCATATGAACCAGGCAGGGCAGGAACATGGGCACAGAGGGAAAGTCCAGCCAAGTAGCAAAGGGAAGAAATGGAACAGGAGGTCACTATCAAATGCCTTCTTGTCAGAGATCTAGTAACATACAGCCTCTTGTAATCCTCACAATTTCACCTCTATATCAAGTAGTAAACCCCCATTTTAAGGACAAGAGAATTGAGGTTGGAAAACTCCAATGCACACAACACAGTGGCAACAAGTCTGTTGCCATCAGACTGCACCACCACCTCCTTCTCATACTCCAGCCAGGAGTCTCCTCAGAGCTAATGGTCTCTGTCCCAAGCAAGGAGAAACCCCTGGGCCCTACTCACCCGGCATATTTTTACCACACACTTAGATACTCAGCACCATGAAACCTAGAATTTAGAGCACAAAGATGCAGCAGCTCACAGCCCAATAGTAAGCAACAGGCCCTTGGTGGTGTGAGGAGCCATAGGAGAGGGGGGCATGATAAGGGCTGGGAATCAACAGGAGAGCCGGTGATCGGGGCAGGCAGGCTGTCAGGAGAGAAGCCAGAGAGGCTGGGGCACAGGGACACGATACTCGGACTTCTCCCAACGGCAGGGGCAACCCCTCAGAGCTTGATGCCCCCGGTGGTTTAGGAAGGCAGACTTGGGCAATGTAGGGAAAGCTTGGAGGGGCCAGAGAGACAAAAGTGGAGGTTGTCTGTAGTACTTcaggtgggagaggagagggcagATCCCTGAGAAATCCAGGATGCAAAATCATTAGGACTTCGTGACAATTAAGGTCAAGATTAGGGAAGAACACGTGGTTCAAGAGACCTCTAACTGCTTGGGCAGTGGTGacaggaccccaggcccccacagAGTAGATCCTATGGCAAGGAGGGAGAGCCTCAGGAAGAAGTTCACCAGTCACACTGGCCTGAACTCCTCACTGGCCCCAGGTGCTGGCAAAAGACGCAAAAGCCACCCGTGTCTTTCAGTGGCAAGGAGGGTGCTGGCCGTGAGTATCCTCCCCTCCCCTTGGTCAAGTTCCTGGGGCCCAGGGAGCCAATGACACTCCCAAGGAGGAGCAGTGCCTGGAGAGATGCCTGGTGCTCAGCTAtagcttcctcctccaggagcccTGGACAGGCCAGCAGTAGCCAGCCTGGTGTCTGCTTGCTGCCCATGGCCAAGCCCTACATTCCACCTGCACCGGGCAGTGAGGAACGCTGCCATCACTGCTCCTGCATACTTCACTTGGCCCTTTCAAAAGCCCACTGTGTGATCTTTCAGTCCTTTTATTTCTGTACCTCACCTCAAGCTCTAAAAGATTTGAGTCAGCAAGTAAGAATGCAAGAAATCAAGTTATATGCTCTAATTACAGTATAAGATAGAACACAAAGGAGGAAACATACAACAAAACCAGGAACAATCATATGAAAATACACATGCTCACAACAATGTAGACTCTGCCTCAAAAAGGACCACAAACTTGTCTCTAAACTTTTCAGAACAGAGATATCTGacagaaatataatgtgagccTTATgtgaaatttttagttttataaaagccacatttgtaaaagaaagaaaaccaccaagATGAAATTTTAACAGTACATTTCATTTAACTCAGTATATCTAAAATAATAACAGTTTCAACCTGTTATcgacataaaataataattaccaatattgtaactttttttttttaaaccatggcTTTGAAATCCACATGCATCTGACCTTAGAGCACACCTTAGCGTAGATAGTCGCATGTGGCTCCTGTACTGGTCTGTGTAGATCTAGAAGCTAGTGCACAAGATCCACTGGCCACTGTGGCAAACAGGCAGCCGGCATGGCTCAGAGAACCCCAGAAGAAGCCTGGGGCAGTGCCAACACCACCCTACACACACAGTCCTGAGTTTCACAGGGCCTTCCTGACAAGAACGTCACTTTCAGCTAATGAGATCACCACAAAGAAATTGTCAGAAAGGACAATTCCTGTCTGGGTGAGAGGGAACTGGGCCCTCTTTGCGCTCTGCTTTCTGTGGCTGGACTTGGCCCACAGGGGGTTTCAGATAATCTAAGGGAGGAGATGACCAGTCCTTTCAGCAGTTCCCACTGGAATACTCTCTACCTCAACCCATTCACATTTGACAGACAAGAGACAATAGGGCAGGGAATCAGGGATGGAGTTGGGACCCAGAACCTGACCTATGATCTGGATTTCTGCTACTGTCGATTACATTCCTAAGACTACTGATGTCCTTAGATGGATGCCTCAAAGACAGGTGTACCACCACCTAAGAAAACCACCTAGTCCTGTTAAGATAATAATAATttgggggagaagaggaagaggtggGTAAAAGGCACCTATAACGTTCCTCTGAGTGAACCAAGGTCTAAGACAGGATCCCATTTGATTCCACAGCCCAAAGCATTCTCAGACCCTGACAAGATCATCAGAGGAGTGAATGGCAAGTCATCGTcactagaaagaaaacaaaagactttGGCTCATGGTCTACAGAAGCAGGCATGTATGTCTTTCTACACTGAAACTTGTACCCATGAAGCACGTCCAGCAATTTAAAAAGGCTTCCTATTGACTCTGAGGTCTGCTCCTTAGAGTCACAAAGCTCTAACAGGACAAGGAGACTGGTGAGAGAGCAGGCTGGAGGGCAAAGGGTTAGGGGATGAGGGTAGCCAGGCTGAGGCAGACCCAGGGCAAAGCACAGCAGGAAGCCAACAAGCACCCAGGGCTATGCTTTTGGCCACTGGCGACACATTCCATTTGGCCTGCTGCACCAGGGACTCCTGGCACCTGACTGAAATCGAATTCAAGGAGGATGAAGCCTGAGTCAGCATTCACCATCCATCAGTGAGCCTGCAGCCCGCAGGGAGGGTGACCTTCCCGGAGCACACCAGGCTGATGCCCAGGATGCCAGGCCACTGAGTCAAAGGCAGTTAGGAGACAGATGCTGTTGCCCAACTTGTGCAAGCCATTAAAACACTCAAGCCCAAAATGAAGTATAAtcttattgtacacctgaaatgtaTATAATACCCTAAATCAAATATTGAtatatcttgattttaaaaaaaaacccaagtccACAGTCAGTCAGGAGGACTGGGGTGATCCATGACCTAAAGActtagaaataaagtaaaaatgacctccaaagcaAGCTAAACTAAACATTTCAGACAATCCAGAGATTGCAAAGTCactctgaggaggaggaggtgaatgAGGAAAGAAATGTGTCCATCACAAAGAGGGCTGAGAAAGGTCATAGGAGAGAAGACCCAGGCCCATCCCAGTACTACCCTCCTCTATTCCTTCCTGTCACTGGGACCCTGCCTCTCAGAAAGCTAAGGCCCAGCCTGGAAGCCTCAGAAAAACTGTGCTGAGGTCAAGGCACACAGAGACATCCAGTGGACTTCCCTGGGATGAGCACACTTCAGGTAGGCCTACAGCTGGCAACCACCTGGCTTCCCTCCAACTTCCAGAAGGATTCTAGACAACTTCCAGACAAGAAGGCACAAGCTGCCTGTCTGCCAAGAATCCCCATTCCCCACGCCAGAAAGAGCCTGGCCCTAAAGGACCATTTctgggagttccagaaaatatgTGAAGAGGGTCTCCATTGTTGGGCTATCCTTGGATCAGTGGACTCGCCCAGGCCACCAGTCATAACTTCTCACCCCAAACAAGAGAAGAATGTCTGGCCGAAGCTCAGGAACAAGTGTTTCTAAACTTCCCTGGTAGGTACTGATGGATCTGTGGGTAGAAACCCACTGAATGCACCAATCTATTTAAAGTGCTAAAACACAGGATCAGGATAACATGATCTTGCACACTGTCAACACTACAGTGTTGCCAACACTACAAAGAACAACAACACTGTAGTGTTGCCAACACCACAAAGAAACTCAAAAGATACATACGCAATGTCTTTCTCATCTAGAAGAGCCCAAACCCAGATCTGAAGGCTACCAGTCTTCACCATGAAAGGCGCTCCTCACATCAAGCTGCCTCTCCCACACAGCAAGAAGACGCTGCATCTCTGCTGAGGCCAGAGAACTACACCAGTCTCATCAGCGAGGGAGGCCTCTAAAATAAGACCTTGCCTCCCTACATAACCTACAACATTCCACAATGTGCCTCTTGGTTTAGCAAGAGAGACTAGGGTCCTCCTGTCCCTCTTGCTTCATTAACACTGAAAGCTCACTGAAGGCAAGGTGAATCTTACTCTCGCTCAATATTCTCAGACCCTTACAGAGTTCACCCAATACAACTGTcgatgatgatggaaatgttctacatCTGCCCTGCCAGCAACACCTGAggaactgcattttttttttattgattcttAACTGAATTTAAATATCCACATGTAGCTAGTGACTACTTTATTGAACAGCGCAGCATGAAAGCTGCCTTTTCACACCACCACTTTTGCCTGTGTAGGCAATGGAAAAATACACAGGAGCAGAAGCGACTGAGCAAAGAAATCACAACTGATTCTCCTCTTGAGTGGAACAAGGAATGATGCAGAGGGGAATATGAAGGATATCAACAGGCCCTCCTCCCTGACAAACAGAGATCTCTTTCTCAAAGCAAGACCTACAGACTTTCATCAAAGACAGGCAAGAGAGTttgcaaaagaaaagaatcacAGGACAGGGTCAGAGCAGAGCGCAAAGAGCTGTGCAAATAAGCTAGACCAAGCTTCCAtgttacaaatgaagaaaaggagGCTTGAAAAGGTTATGTAACTTACAAGAAAATCACAAATCATAGGGCTAGAAGAGGCTTGAATCTCAGCCCAAGGCTTTTTTTTTCACTACAACTTGTTTCCTAGGCGGACAACAAATCTATATAGAACTAGGAGGAGAAATTGAGTTGTTTTCAATACAATGCCCATGaaacagagcagaaataaattacTGACTCATGCCAGTAAACAAATGGCTCACCACTGCTACACTATCAGCACAGACAGTTTCCCCACACATGTCCCAGGAAACTCCACCAAGAGAAAGCAGGAAGGATGCTAGGAGTAGCTTTGAAACCTTCCTGACTCACTAAAGTAGCCTAATAAAGGTCTGTtgacagagaagcccaggaatGAGAGCGCTGGGAGGCTCTTGCTCACCTGCAGAGGTGTGAATCACTGCCACTTCAGAATCTGTGGGATGCCACCATACCAAACGGCAGACTCAGGCCCCAAACATACAGGAGCACCCCGCTCTCACCTACCTGAACAGCTTCTCCAGGGAACTCTTCCCTGCCACTGTCCAGAAACACCACAATCCAGCCTCAGCTGGTCATGCATCTACTGGATGTGCGGCCTGTCCTCCTCCTCCACGGCCTCCTTCACCAAGTTCTGCCCCTCTACCAACTAGTAAATGCTTCAAGGCAACAGATCAGCTCCTCCACTCGTTTGATTGACCCAGCATCCTCAAAGCAAGAAATCTGTATTATGAAAGATTGACCGCACCTGATATAACTGTCTGCACACATCAGATTTCGTTACAGGCCTAAGCCTGGTGCCACCTTTGTAAGACATGAAAAGTCTCACCTTTCACAAATAAGAATGTCCCTGGGAGGCAATGATAAGAAAGCAGGAGAGGGGGAAAGATCCAAAATTGCCTCCAATCTCAAATACATCTTCTCTCACATCCCATTCCAAATACGCCAAGGGGGTTGTTGAGCCCCTTGGCGTATTTGGAAAAGAAACAACAGTTCTACTCTCTTCTGACCTAAAGTGTGCTTCCTACACCTACTGCCAATTTGTCACTTCAATTTATCAGTAAAGCCAGCAGCAACACATCCCAGGCACTCAGGTCCAGCCTCTCTCTGTACTCCCACCCACACAACTTTTAGCACTTGTGACACTACACTGCAATGATTTGTTGACAATCGTTTTCCTTTCCTGCCCCAGTGCACTGGGAAAAGAGTAAGTCTAACTCATTTATCTGACAGTTCTTCAGAAAAGCTAGAATCTAATTTCCCTGTCCTCCCCCAGCTCAGTCTTCTCACCTGTATTCTAGGATccagttcttcttcttctcttgggGACAATTTGGCTTCACTGCTGTTGCTTCcgcctcctccaggctcctctgcaacTGGGCTCCGAGGGACTTCATCCTCTACAACCTCAGGCCGAAGCTCCCCTTGTGGGGTCTCCCGCCCCCCTGGAATCTCCCTGAGTTCAGCCATGCTGGCAGGGAGAAGGCACAGCCCTAAGCATAAAAGAGGACTGACATGCTGGGACCAGGGCCCCAGCTTGGGGCTTCCTGGGCTCTGAGTGGCAAGAGGGTTTCTCTTCTCAAAGGGTGGAAACAGGACACAAGAAGAACCTCAGACTCGGTTAGAGGCCGAGATTCAAGTGGCCAGTGGGGTCCCAAGAGCTATAGCTTTGTATATGCAAAAGTCCTTCCCTCCCCGTCACAGGGAGTCCACCAGGAGAGACCCGGAGCAATAGCTCCGAGGCGGGGGGCAAAGGGGGCCTGGATCCTGGGCCGAGGCCTGCGAGGAGGAGCACCATTCGGGAGGGCGGAGGCAGGCGCCTCCAGGCTGTGGTGGCAACTGGAGAGAGAAGGCTGGGCCTGAGCAGAGGCTGCTGGCTAAGAGTTTCTGAGGAGCTGCAGGGGAAACAATGGCCAAGTACACGATCAGCATTCGAACGTCGGCTACCAGCCTCTTTCCATCCCTCAGCCTCCCAAGGACTTTACTACCTTCCTCCCACACCTCCACATTCCGACCAACCCCCTCAACTCCTTTCCCGCGTCCCAGGATCtctggccccagcccctcccccaccagctcCTTCCAGACGTCCCTCCGCATCCTAATCCTCTTCATCATTTCCCCCAACCCTTCCCCAGCCCGCGTCATTCCACCCCAGTCTGGCTTTGCAAATCACCTTTtaacccccagccccaccccacctcctcttctctctccaatTCTGCGGACAACCCGAGCCTCGCATCTCCAACCCCCGCTCTTCCTAAATCAGAAGGACCCTGGCTGGCCGCAAGCCTCCTACACAGCCAGGCGCAAAGCCCGCCCTCTGTTCGACTTTACCTCAGTTTACCTTCCCGTGCGCGGATCTCCGCTGCAAACAATCTTCCCCCGCCCTCCCCGCAACAAGCTGGTCCAACCAAATACAACGAGGCCGAAAGGAAGCGGAAATACATCATCCTGTTAAAAAAACGCCTTTCTTCCCTCTCGCCCCTCCCTCTCACGCTCTCCTGCTAACCAGGTCACGTCTGGATTCCTCAACGCTCATCTTCTCCTGGCCTTCGGTTTCCGTACAAAATGGTGTCTCACGGCGCTTGACTCTCACCTTACATTGCCTCCAGCCCTTCCTCTACCACTgataaatgaaactgaaatacGGGAGGGTTGTGCCGAGGAAAACTACGGAGGATAATGGAAGTCGAGAGATCCTGGTAAATAGGGAAAGGTTGGAAATTAAACGGAGATTAGACAATTGCCTCAAAAAGAGTGCTGCCATCTTGCTTTACGGTGCAGGGTTCCGGCTGCACCCAAAACCGTTTCCGGCCTCGCCCGGGAAGTCGAAAGTGGTCTTGTGGGCATCCCGCAGCGGTGGCACTTGTCTGCTGGAGTCTGGCTTCAGCGGACTGTGCTCCGGGGAAGATGGGTTGTTTTTTCAGAAGTAACTCCCCTTATTCAAGtgatagggtttccctggtggctcagatggtaaagaatctccctgcaatgcgggagacctgggttcaatccctgggttgggaaatcccctggagaaggggatggcaacccactccagtattctggcctgaagaattccatgaactgtatatagtccatggagtcgcaaagagtcagacacgactgagtgactttcactttcactttaagggacttccctggtggtccaatggctaagacccTGACCTCCCAATACagagggcccaagttcaatccctgatcagggagctagatccacatgctgcaaccaagagttcgggattccctggtggctcagacagtaaagcgtctgcccacaatgcgggagaccccggttctatccctggcttgggcagatctggagaaggaaatggcaacc is a window of Muntiacus reevesi chromosome 1, mMunRee1.1, whole genome shotgun sequence DNA encoding:
- the SH3BP5L gene encoding SH3 domain-binding protein 5-like, with the translated sequence MAELREIPGGRETPQGELRPEVVEDEVPRSPVAEEPGGGGSNSSEAKLSPREEEELDPRIQEELEHLNQASEEINQVELQLDEARTTYRRILQESARKLNTQGSHLGSCIEKARPYYEARRLAKEAQQETQKAALRYERAVSMHNAAREMVFVAEQGVMADKNRLDPTWQEMLNHATCKVNEAEEERLRGEREHQRVTRLCQQAEARVQALQKTLRRAIGKSRPYFELKAQFSQILEEHKAKVTELEQQVAQAKTRYSVALRNLEQISEQIHARRRGQPAHTPGQRRSSPVGAEAGPDGGEDADSGIIEGAEGGGLEEGVSLGPGPAPDTDTLSLLSLRTVASDLQKCDSVEHLRGLSDHTSLDGQELGPRSGGRGGRHQRSISL